Proteins found in one Actinokineospora alba genomic segment:
- a CDS encoding NUDIX domain-containing protein translates to MAVPVVTDRLAARVLCVDPDHRVLLVHWRDPVDGSLLWEPPGGRVEPGEDPAATASRELAEETGIVGARLVPTPVPVRRDYLWCGKRYQTLELFFVAFVDDPDRVQAPELSARESEILMERRWWHWTDLLATPERVEPPEIRAVLRALAPEGPWLTATPEPVVADR, encoded by the coding sequence ATGGCTGTCCCTGTCGTGACCGACCGACTCGCCGCGCGGGTCCTGTGTGTGGACCCGGATCACCGTGTCCTGCTGGTGCACTGGCGCGACCCGGTGGACGGCTCCCTGCTGTGGGAGCCGCCCGGCGGCCGCGTGGAGCCGGGGGAGGACCCGGCGGCCACCGCGAGCCGGGAACTGGCCGAGGAGACCGGGATCGTGGGCGCGCGCCTGGTGCCCACACCGGTCCCCGTGCGCCGTGACTACCTCTGGTGCGGCAAGAGGTACCAGACCTTGGAACTGTTCTTCGTGGCCTTTGTGGACGATCCCGACCGCGTCCAGGCTCCGGAGCTTTCCGCGCGGGAGAGCGAGATCCTCATGGAACGCCGGTGGTGGCACTGGACGGATCTCCTCGCGACCCCCGAGCGGGTCGAGCCGCCGGAGATCCGCGCCGTGCTGCGCGCGCTGGCCCCCGAGGGCCCCTGGCTGACCGCGACGCCCGAACCCGTGGTGGCGGACCGATGA